A DNA window from Ignavibacteriales bacterium contains the following coding sequences:
- the polX gene encoding DNA polymerase/3'-5' exonuclease PolX, with product MDKKRVIEILDEIGTLLELTGENPFRSRAYHNGAQVVSGLTNDLNELIQHGSLTSIKGIGQGLADTITELMQTGKTKMHEELRAKIPSGVLEMLRIQGLGPKKIKILYEKLNIKSIAELREACNQQRLRSVEGFGAKTEENILKNIDHFERSSDKHLYPQAFESAERIISLLKKIKGVKQCNYAGSLRRRKEIIGDIDILVSAPDKARGAIMSAFTKQEDVDAIVATGDTKATVILKNGIQCDLRIVSDKEYPFALNYFTGSKEHNVEMRSLARKQGLSLNEYSFTRIEESKTGKAGKQIPSCITEAEIYKTLGLHYIPPELRENTGEIEFAKKHVIPKLIDLNDLRGTFHCHTTDSDGLNTLEQMVEAAKKFGWEYLGIADHSQAAAYAGGLSPEKVHKQMKQIDRMNEKYPNFRIFKGTECDILSDGSMDYNDKLLSEFDYVVASIHNKFKMTEEEATKRVIKALKNKYVTMLGHPTGRLLLQREGYPINMPEIIAAAADYGKAIEINAHPMRLDLDWRFLKYAKEKGVPIFINPDAHNVEGLQDVRYGVGIARKGWLEPKDVVNSWSLHQVSNYLKR from the coding sequence ATGGATAAAAAGCGTGTTATTGAAATATTAGACGAGATTGGAACTCTTCTTGAATTAACAGGAGAAAATCCTTTCCGGTCACGCGCATATCATAACGGCGCACAAGTTGTCAGCGGATTAACAAATGATCTTAATGAACTTATCCAGCATGGATCACTCACTTCAATCAAAGGCATTGGTCAAGGACTTGCAGATACTATTACGGAACTCATGCAAACGGGGAAGACTAAAATGCATGAAGAACTCCGTGCGAAGATTCCGTCCGGAGTGCTGGAGATGCTTCGCATACAAGGTTTAGGCCCAAAGAAGATAAAAATTCTATACGAAAAATTAAATATCAAATCCATTGCTGAATTACGAGAGGCCTGCAATCAACAGCGGCTTCGTTCTGTAGAAGGATTCGGCGCAAAGACAGAAGAGAATATTCTTAAAAATATCGATCATTTTGAACGAAGCAGCGACAAACATTTATATCCTCAAGCGTTTGAATCCGCAGAACGGATAATCTCGCTGCTGAAAAAAATAAAGGGAGTGAAGCAATGCAACTATGCTGGCAGTCTCCGACGGCGGAAAGAAATAATTGGAGATATTGATATTCTCGTAAGTGCTCCGGATAAAGCACGCGGAGCAATTATGTCGGCATTTACGAAGCAGGAAGATGTTGACGCAATCGTTGCAACTGGTGACACAAAAGCCACCGTTATCCTGAAGAATGGAATACAATGCGATCTTCGGATTGTATCAGATAAAGAATATCCATTTGCGTTGAACTATTTCACTGGAAGCAAGGAACATAATGTGGAAATGCGGTCACTGGCACGCAAGCAAGGTTTGAGTCTTAATGAATACAGTTTTACACGAATTGAAGAGTCCAAAACAGGAAAAGCGGGCAAACAGATTCCTTCATGTATTACGGAAGCAGAAATCTACAAAACTTTGGGACTTCATTACATCCCGCCGGAACTTCGAGAAAATACTGGCGAGATAGAATTCGCAAAAAAACATGTCATTCCGAAACTCATTGATCTTAACGATCTTCGAGGAACATTTCATTGTCATACGACCGATAGTGATGGGTTGAATACGCTTGAGCAAATGGTTGAAGCGGCAAAGAAGTTTGGTTGGGAATATCTTGGAATCGCAGATCATAGTCAGGCAGCAGCGTATGCGGGTGGTCTTTCTCCAGAGAAAGTCCATAAGCAGATGAAACAAATTGATCGGATGAACGAGAAGTATCCAAACTTTCGGATATTCAAAGGGACGGAATGCGACATTCTTTCTGACGGTTCCATGGATTACAATGATAAATTGCTTTCAGAATTCGACTATGTCGTTGCATCCATCCATAACAAGTTCAAAATGACTGAAGAAGAAGCGACAAAACGAGTTATTAAAGCTCTCAAGAATAAATATGTGACAATGCTCGGGCATCCAACAGGCAGACTTTTACTCCAGCGTGAAGGATATCCTATAAACATGCCGGAAATTATTGCCGCCGCTGCTGATTATGGTAAGGCAATTGAAATCAATGCGCACCCAATGCGTCTTGATCTGGATTGGCGTTTTCTGAAGTACGCAAAAGAAAAAGGAGTTCCCATTTTCATCAATCCAGATGCCCACAATGTTGAGGGGCTTCAAGACGTCCGGTACGGCGTGGGAATTGCTCGTAAGGGTTGGCTTGAGCCAAAAGATGTGGTAAATTCATGGAGTCTTCATCAAGTATCCAATTATCTTAAAAGATAG
- the nth gene encoding endonuclease III, whose protein sequence is MKARTNILIARLKKEFPQARTALEYSNPLQLLISTILSAQCTDVRVNIITPALFAKYRSVNDFAKADRSELETEIKSTGFYRMKAKHIIDASNAIIEQFGGQVPKTMDEILSLPGVGRKTANCVLGGAYGIQSGIVVDTHVIRLANRLGLTKNDAPEKIEQDLMKLIPKREWYRFSNLLILHGRKTCKARKPLCERCVLSNICPSSK, encoded by the coding sequence ATGAAAGCAAGAACAAATATACTAATTGCACGCCTTAAAAAAGAATTTCCACAAGCTCGAACAGCTCTGGAATATTCTAATCCGCTGCAGCTGCTCATTTCTACTATTTTGTCGGCACAATGCACAGATGTTCGTGTTAATATAATTACTCCGGCTCTCTTTGCTAAATATCGCTCAGTAAATGATTTTGCAAAAGCTGATAGAAGTGAATTAGAGACGGAAATTAAATCGACAGGCTTTTATCGGATGAAAGCAAAACATATTATTGATGCGAGTAATGCAATTATTGAACAATTTGGAGGTCAAGTTCCTAAGACGATGGATGAGATACTATCTCTTCCCGGAGTAGGAAGGAAGACAGCAAATTGTGTTCTTGGCGGCGCATATGGCATTCAAAGCGGAATTGTAGTCGATACACATGTTATTCGATTAGCAAATCGACTTGGTTTAACAAAAAATGATGCTCCAGAAAAAATTGAACAAGACTTGATGAAACTTATACCAAAGAGAGAATGGTACCGGTTCAGCAATTTACTCATTCTCCATGGTCGTAAGACATGTAAAGCAAGAAAACCACTGTGCGAAAGATGCGTTCTCTCTAACATTTGTCCATCGAGTAAGTGA
- a CDS encoding HD domain-containing protein: MNYNDAFNLMHEYTKSDALRKHMYAVEAAMRTYARKFGEDEETWAIVGVLHDFDYEKYPIIPEHPFKGSEILKEKGYSEDVRNAILGHASFTNVHRDSQMAKVLYACDELCGFIAAVAVIRPNKIADLEVSSVKKKLKDKSFAKNVSREDIDLGIKELGIPLEEHIKFVIEAMKADAEKLGLKP; this comes from the coding sequence ATGAATTACAATGATGCATTCAATCTAATGCACGAATACACAAAGAGCGATGCACTCCGAAAACATATGTATGCCGTTGAAGCGGCAATGCGAACCTATGCACGAAAATTTGGAGAAGACGAAGAAACGTGGGCGATAGTCGGTGTTCTCCATGATTTTGACTATGAGAAATATCCTATTATTCCGGAGCATCCATTTAAAGGATCTGAAATTCTAAAGGAAAAGGGATATTCTGAAGATGTTCGAAATGCGATACTCGGCCATGCGAGTTTTACAAATGTACACCGTGACTCACAGATGGCAAAGGTTCTCTACGCGTGCGACGAGCTCTGCGGTTTCATCGCTGCTGTAGCTGTTATACGACCAAACAAGATTGCAGATTTGGAAGTATCTTCCGTAAAGAAAAAACTCAAAGATAAATCCTTTGCAAAAAATGTAAGCAGGGAGGATATCGATTTAGGTATCAAGGAGTTAGGTATTCCACTTGAAGAACATATAAAGTTTGTTATTGAAGCAATGAAGGCAGATGCAGAAAAACTTGGACTAAAACCATAA
- a CDS encoding prolyl oligopeptidase family serine peptidase, which produces MRKFLDSKLFLFIALLFIMNFFVNAQQSLKNETRIPWADATGGFIRDWLMIGGFPAQGGIDTDFLQEHGGELNIQPVNGMTHKLQNGSTIEWKNYHSPYNYINFFDALKDINYNNITAYVYAKVNRPKDGKAVLSFGCTESNKIWINGKLAYSGNSSGSTAENYQIEVDMLKGENSILMKTVHGDWTWGFTFRIIEPESFSIVQDFKLTPSIVKSDAQNKLIIKTDRTLNPEIKKKDLQIKIVSGGGKIITQKTVKRGEELTFNTSDWPNGVFDVCFKSNDSRDQIITAYLYWYKGDALKEAKELISTIPKNPKSQDELVHTMLADMIWDRIGTDLNKVDSSKILSIYSPLLEYEDLKLNKPGKISSIRPNGFVRLAYRDEIDNAPQFCRAYLPMNYDPQKKWPLVIYLHGYNPANPVYVKWWSVDSRHSNVSDKYPVIYMEPLGRGNTSYLGIGELDILRCVEMAKQSFNVDEERIYLKGESMGGGGTWNVGTRHPDIFAAIAPVYGGWDYHVNMDEQQLAKLTERERFYRERNSSFAQADAMLTTPIFVFHGDADKSVDVKNSRYVLSMMQRWGYDIRYREFPGYGHEGIDLINDQLIPWFLEHKINANPSKVRVRSAYLKSASAHWVKVTQRNNPFSFIEAEAEVLNNHTIRLSTENVLAVELSPKSPLVDIERPVKVIWNISDIREVKLENGKINLWFQNYRPGQLNKNPKREGPISDVTVTPFAVVIGTISNDSLMVKLCNQKAQEFINGWKDWQKFEPRVFKDTELTDEDMKKYSLILYGGADANLVTKILSSKIPLKISSNEIEIAGKIFLTKDACVQMVYPHPLNAERYVTIIGATSMAGMYLFQQRNEDYDFFIQDGCIPNGRLGRPMNKLYIARGIFDYNWLINDKIIDVGDPELRKNSPVRKVLPDLTTVIENLPQIDLHIYKMLTGKYEIQPGVNVIIFVDHDKLMAKGPDGQQVQLIPASETEYFIDVFDMQLDFKRNKNGIVDSITIHENDRDTEAKKIE; this is translated from the coding sequence ATGAGGAAATTCTTAGACTCGAAATTATTCCTATTTATCGCCTTGCTTTTTATCATGAACTTTTTTGTCAATGCGCAACAATCACTTAAAAATGAAACGCGCATTCCATGGGCAGATGCTACCGGCGGGTTCATCCGGGATTGGTTAATGATCGGTGGGTTTCCAGCTCAAGGCGGAATCGATACTGATTTTCTTCAAGAACACGGTGGGGAGCTTAATATTCAACCGGTAAATGGAATGACTCATAAGCTTCAGAATGGATCGACGATAGAATGGAAAAATTATCATTCGCCTTATAACTATATTAATTTTTTTGATGCATTGAAGGATATTAATTACAACAACATTACCGCGTATGTCTATGCAAAAGTGAATCGTCCCAAAGACGGCAAAGCAGTCCTTTCCTTTGGATGTACAGAATCTAATAAAATATGGATTAACGGAAAACTTGCATACTCTGGCAACTCCAGTGGATCAACTGCAGAAAATTACCAAATTGAAGTTGATATGCTGAAGGGGGAAAACTCAATTCTTATGAAAACGGTTCACGGAGATTGGACATGGGGTTTCACTTTTAGAATTATCGAACCGGAAAGTTTCTCAATCGTTCAAGATTTTAAATTAACTCCATCAATTGTAAAATCAGATGCACAGAATAAACTGATTATTAAAACCGATAGAACTCTCAATCCCGAAATCAAAAAAAAGGATTTGCAGATTAAAATTGTTTCCGGAGGTGGGAAAATAATAACTCAGAAAACAGTGAAGCGCGGAGAAGAATTAACTTTTAATACAAGTGATTGGCCCAACGGTGTTTTTGATGTTTGTTTTAAAAGCAACGACAGCCGCGATCAAATAATTACCGCCTATTTGTACTGGTACAAAGGAGATGCATTAAAAGAAGCGAAAGAACTTATTTCCACTATTCCTAAAAACCCAAAATCGCAGGATGAATTGGTTCATACAATGCTTGCAGATATGATTTGGGATCGGATTGGTACTGATTTAAATAAAGTTGATTCCTCTAAAATTCTATCAATTTATTCTCCATTGTTGGAATATGAAGATTTAAAACTGAACAAACCCGGTAAAATAAGTAGTATTCGTCCAAATGGATTTGTTCGTCTTGCATACCGGGATGAAATTGATAATGCACCTCAGTTTTGCCGAGCATACCTGCCGATGAATTATGATCCTCAAAAGAAGTGGCCTTTAGTAATTTATCTTCATGGATATAATCCGGCAAATCCTGTCTATGTAAAATGGTGGTCGGTTGACAGCCGGCATTCAAATGTTTCGGATAAATATCCGGTAATTTATATGGAACCACTTGGAAGAGGTAATACAAGTTATTTGGGTATCGGGGAATTGGATATATTGCGCTGTGTCGAAATGGCGAAACAGTCATTTAACGTTGATGAAGAGCGGATCTACCTCAAAGGAGAATCAATGGGCGGCGGAGGAACCTGGAATGTGGGAACGCGGCATCCGGATATTTTTGCTGCAATTGCACCGGTTTATGGTGGATGGGATTATCATGTTAATATGGATGAACAACAACTAGCTAAACTGACGGAGCGCGAACGTTTTTATCGTGAAAGAAACAGTTCCTTTGCCCAGGCAGATGCAATGCTCACTACCCCGATTTTTGTTTTTCACGGAGATGCCGATAAATCAGTAGATGTAAAAAATTCAAGATATGTTTTAAGTATGATGCAAAGATGGGGCTATGATATCCGATATCGCGAATTTCCGGGATACGGACACGAAGGAATCGATTTAATAAATGATCAACTTATACCATGGTTTTTGGAACACAAAATAAATGCAAATCCAAGTAAAGTACGCGTAAGATCTGCATATTTAAAATCTGCATCTGCTCACTGGGTAAAAGTTACACAGCGTAACAATCCATTTTCTTTTATCGAAGCGGAAGCTGAAGTACTAAACAATCACACAATCCGTCTATCAACCGAGAACGTTTTGGCGGTGGAACTTTCTCCAAAAAGTCCATTGGTTGATATTGAAAGACCTGTGAAAGTAATTTGGAATATCAGCGATATTCGCGAAGTAAAATTGGAGAATGGAAAGATTAATTTGTGGTTTCAAAATTATAGACCAGGACAACTGAATAAAAACCCTAAAAGGGAAGGGCCTATTTCAGATGTAACCGTAACTCCTTTTGCAGTTGTGATCGGTACAATTTCGAATGATTCTCTTATGGTAAAATTGTGTAATCAGAAGGCGCAAGAATTTATTAACGGATGGAAAGATTGGCAGAAATTTGAACCGCGTGTTTTTAAGGATACGGAGTTAACCGATGAGGATATGAAAAAGTATTCGTTAATTCTTTATGGCGGTGCTGATGCAAATCTTGTTACAAAAATATTGAGTAGTAAAATTCCACTGAAAATATCCTCCAATGAAATTGAAATTGCGGGCAAGATATTTCTAACGAAAGATGCGTGCGTGCAAATGGTTTATCCGCATCCACTAAACGCCGAAAGGTATGTGACCATCATAGGCGCTACTTCAATGGCGGGTATGTATTTATTTCAGCAACGTAATGAAGATTATGATTTCTTTATTCAAGATGGCTGTATTCCCAACGGTCGTTTGGGAAGGCCAATGAATAAGCTTTACATTGCAAGAGGAATTTTTGATTATAACTGGCTGATAAACGATAAGATAATAGATGTTGGGGATCCTGAATTAAGGAAGAATAGTCCAGTTCGAAAAGTATTGCCCGATCTTACAACGGTGATTGAAAATTTGCCACAGATTGATTTACACATCTACAAAATGCTTACCGGGAAATATGAAATCCAGCCCGGTGTGAATGTAATTATCTTTGTCGATCATGATAAATTAATGGCAAAAGGGCCAGATGGACAACAGGTTCAACTTATCCCAGCATCTGAAACTGAATATTTTATCGATGTTTTTGATATGCAACTCGATTTTAAAAGAAATAAAAATGGTATAGTTGATTCTATTACAATTCATGAAAATGATAGAGATACTGAAGCAAAGAAAATTGAGTGA
- the dusB gene encoding tRNA dihydrouridine synthase DusB, with product MRIGTIDIEKPLLLAPMEDVTDQAFRIVCKRLGADIVFTEFVNSEGLVRNSLKTKKKMDFREEERPFGIQIYGGEEPSMEGAASIAESLHPNIIDINCGCWVRNVVGCGAGSGLLRDIPKMERIISAVIKTVKLPVTVKTRLGWDAESIKIVEIARMVEQTGAAALTIHCRTRSQAHKGDADFSWIPKVKSAVSIPIIANGSLDTPQKIVQAFQETGCDGVMIGRGAIENPWIYQQTKHFLTTNTLLPAPTVEERFRVLIEHLKLSTECKGERKGVIEFRKHYSGYLKGLYGASKVRQEMMQYFDLEPAVQRLFQYKEYLLAYAAVQTNSGTMEAA from the coding sequence ATGCGTATCGGCACAATTGACATAGAAAAACCATTGCTTCTGGCACCCATGGAAGACGTGACAGATCAGGCGTTTCGCATCGTCTGCAAACGTCTTGGCGCGGATATCGTATTTACGGAATTCGTCAACTCTGAAGGACTTGTCCGCAATTCATTAAAGACAAAAAAGAAAATGGATTTTCGTGAAGAAGAACGTCCGTTTGGAATTCAAATTTATGGCGGTGAAGAGCCTTCTATGGAAGGCGCAGCGAGCATTGCTGAAAGCCTTCATCCTAATATCATAGACATCAACTGTGGATGCTGGGTGCGTAATGTTGTTGGATGCGGCGCTGGTTCCGGACTCTTGCGCGATATTCCCAAAATGGAACGTATCATCTCAGCTGTTATAAAGACCGTCAAATTGCCGGTGACTGTAAAAACTCGTCTCGGTTGGGATGCCGAATCAATTAAGATCGTTGAGATTGCTCGGATGGTTGAACAGACCGGTGCAGCAGCACTCACGATTCATTGCCGAACACGATCTCAAGCACACAAGGGTGATGCGGATTTTTCCTGGATTCCGAAAGTGAAGTCGGCCGTTTCAATCCCAATTATTGCGAATGGTTCGCTCGATACACCACAGAAGATCGTTCAGGCATTTCAGGAGACAGGTTGCGATGGAGTGATGATTGGGCGCGGCGCTATTGAGAATCCATGGATATATCAGCAGACAAAACATTTCCTCACTACAAATACACTTCTTCCGGCTCCAACAGTTGAAGAGCGATTCCGTGTTCTGATCGAACATCTCAAACTTTCAACTGAATGTAAAGGTGAGCGGAAGGGTGTCATTGAATTCCGAAAACACTACAGTGGTTACCTTAAAGGATTATACGGTGCATCAAAGGTGCGGCAGGAGATGATGCAGTATTTCGATCTGGAACCAGCAGTGCAGCGATTATTCCAATATAAGGAATATCTTCTCGCATACGCCGCTGTACAAACGAATTCGGGTACTATGGAAGCAGCTTGA
- the nuoH gene encoding NADH-quinone oxidoreductase subunit NuoH, with amino-acid sequence MDLISILILLAKILIIMFGILVLGAAMAVLAERRVSAFIQERYGPNRVGPGGIIQPFADVVKLVMKEDIVPLQANRFIHDLAPIISISVALSTFAIIPFGNTIELFGRQIKLIIADVDIGILYLLALTSIGVYGVSLAGWSSNNKYSLLGGLRSSAQLISYELSMGLSLIGVLMISGTLRLDQIVLHQTEYFWGVIPKWNIFLQPLGFITFLIASFAETNRLPFDLPEAEPELVGGYHTEYTGMKFGLFFLAEYANVITSSAVTVTLFLGGWHLPFIEQLGLSPLAVSLLQILTFLTKVILLILFFIIVRWTIPRFRYDQLMHIGWKVMLPIAIANFLITGLVMLFLL; translated from the coding sequence ATGGATCTCATCTCAATACTCATACTTCTCGCAAAGATTCTCATTATCATGTTTGGAATTTTGGTTCTAGGCGCCGCTATGGCTGTTTTAGCAGAGCGCCGCGTCAGTGCGTTTATTCAAGAGCGGTATGGTCCTAACCGTGTTGGTCCGGGCGGAATCATTCAACCGTTCGCTGATGTGGTAAAACTTGTAATGAAAGAAGATATTGTCCCTTTGCAGGCAAATCGCTTCATTCACGACCTTGCACCAATCATTTCGATCAGTGTCGCTCTCAGTACGTTTGCAATTATTCCTTTCGGCAATACCATCGAATTATTCGGACGGCAAATAAAACTCATCATTGCGGATGTTGATATCGGCATCCTGTATCTGCTTGCTCTTACATCCATCGGTGTGTATGGTGTCAGTCTTGCGGGTTGGTCATCGAACAATAAGTATTCTCTGTTGGGCGGATTACGTTCTTCAGCGCAGCTGATCAGCTACGAATTATCGATGGGATTGTCGCTCATCGGTGTACTCATGATTTCCGGCACGCTTCGCCTGGATCAAATTGTTCTCCACCAGACGGAGTACTTCTGGGGTGTTATTCCGAAATGGAATATTTTTCTTCAACCGCTTGGTTTCATAACGTTCCTCATTGCGTCATTCGCAGAGACGAATCGTCTTCCATTTGATTTACCTGAAGCAGAGCCGGAATTAGTCGGCGGCTATCACACGGAATATACCGGCATGAAGTTCGGCCTTTTTTTCCTTGCTGAATACGCAAACGTTATTACATCGAGCGCAGTAACAGTGACATTGTTTTTAGGCGGATGGCATCTGCCATTTATTGAACAGTTAGGATTATCACCGCTGGCGGTAAGTCTGCTGCAAATACTAACGTTTCTTACAAAAGTCATTCTGCTTATTTTGTTTTTTATTATTGTGCGGTGGACTATTCCGCGCTTTCGCTACGATCAACTGATGCATATCGGATGGAAAGTGATGCTGCCGATTGCGATAGCGAATTTCTTAATCACCGGTCTAGTAATGTTATTCCTTCTGTAA
- a CDS encoding NADH-quinone oxidoreductase subunit I, which produces MSSYGQIIRKKDLSILQKTYIPEILKGLRMTIRQMFKPAFTSQFPEERFKPESSFRGRPVLVTENGVERCVACGLCARVCPSLAIEVQAAETELEKERYPIKFEINMVRCIFCGFCEEVCPEEAIVMSKEYLLVFSSQEEALFGKEKLLKSTEELKERLEFLRNNR; this is translated from the coding sequence ATGAGTTCATACGGTCAAATCATCCGAAAGAAAGACCTTAGTATATTGCAGAAAACGTACATTCCAGAAATCCTAAAGGGACTTCGGATGACGATCAGGCAAATGTTCAAACCGGCATTCACGTCTCAATTTCCGGAAGAACGATTTAAACCAGAATCATCGTTTCGCGGCAGACCGGTACTTGTTACGGAAAATGGAGTTGAGCGCTGCGTTGCTTGCGGGCTTTGCGCACGCGTATGCCCTTCACTGGCAATTGAAGTACAGGCGGCAGAAACAGAACTTGAGAAAGAGCGGTATCCGATCAAATTTGAAATCAACATGGTACGATGTATCTTTTGCGGCTTTTGCGAAGAAGTGTGTCCGGAAGAAGCCATTGTGATGAGTAAAGAATATCTGTTGGTATTTTCGAGTCAGGAAGAAGCTTTGTTTGGCAAAGAGAAACTACTTAAATCAACTGAGGAGTTGAAGGAACGTTTGGAGTTTCTGCGGAATAACAGATAA
- a CDS encoding YifB family Mg chelatase-like AAA ATPase, which produces MFSQILSAATFGVDAYLVNVETHLDLGSPKFFMVGLPDNAVKESIHRVTAAIKNSDFKFPNRKMTVNLAPADVKKEGSSYDLPVALGILTASGQLKSEVLDKFVVVGELALDGTLRPVHGALVIALEARAKGKRGILLPEENAREAAMVEGIEVYPMRSLRESIEFFAGEHRLLQPFHMDMHEVFSGEQHYTVDFADVKGQESVKRAMEVAAAGAHNILLIGPPGSGKTMLAKRLPTILPPMTFDEALETTKIHSVAGMLPLHSALVSVRPFRSPHHTISDAALVGGGTIPRPGEISLAHHGVLFLDELPEFARSVLEVMRQPLEDSHVTISRSKMSVDFPANFMLVCAMNPCPCGNYGNSTAECTCNPVQIQKYVGKISGPLLDRIDIHVEVPAVKYNELASKRTGENSSIIRNRVIASRAMQADRFNGRKGLFSNADMDSKEIKEFCQIDQAGADLLKMAMSRLGFSARAYDRILKVSRTIADLDGSVDIHPHHLSEAIQYRSLDRSFYAI; this is translated from the coding sequence ATGTTTTCCCAAATCTTGAGCGCCGCGACATTTGGAGTTGATGCCTATCTTGTCAATGTAGAAACACATCTTGATCTTGGCTCTCCAAAATTCTTTATGGTCGGGTTGCCTGATAATGCGGTAAAAGAAAGTATCCATCGCGTCACCGCTGCGATCAAAAATTCCGATTTTAAATTTCCCAATCGGAAAATGACAGTGAACCTTGCTCCTGCCGATGTGAAAAAGGAAGGCTCGTCGTATGATTTACCAGTAGCGCTTGGCATTCTTACTGCATCGGGTCAACTCAAATCTGAAGTACTGGATAAGTTTGTTGTGGTAGGTGAATTAGCGCTCGATGGTACATTGCGCCCGGTGCATGGGGCCTTGGTCATAGCATTGGAAGCAAGGGCGAAAGGGAAGCGCGGTATATTGCTTCCTGAAGAAAACGCGAGAGAAGCTGCAATGGTAGAAGGCATAGAAGTCTATCCTATGAGGAGTCTGCGTGAGTCGATTGAATTCTTTGCGGGAGAACATCGTTTGCTCCAGCCTTTTCACATGGATATGCACGAAGTTTTTTCTGGAGAGCAGCATTATACCGTAGATTTTGCAGATGTAAAAGGACAAGAGAGTGTGAAACGCGCAATGGAAGTGGCAGCTGCCGGTGCGCATAACATTTTGCTCATCGGTCCGCCTGGTTCCGGAAAAACGATGCTTGCAAAACGTCTGCCGACCATTCTTCCGCCTATGACATTTGATGAAGCGTTAGAAACCACAAAGATTCATTCTGTGGCAGGAATGCTGCCGTTACATTCCGCTCTCGTTTCGGTTCGTCCTTTTAGGTCGCCACATCATACAATTTCAGATGCAGCCTTAGTAGGCGGCGGTACAATTCCGCGTCCGGGAGAAATCTCGCTCGCACACCATGGTGTCTTATTCTTAGATGAATTACCGGAATTTGCACGGAGTGTTCTTGAAGTGATGCGGCAGCCATTGGAAGACAGTCATGTGACAATCAGCCGTTCGAAAATGTCAGTAGACTTTCCGGCGAATTTTATGTTGGTATGCGCAATGAATCCATGCCCTTGCGGCAACTATGGAAATTCCACCGCTGAATGTACATGCAATCCTGTGCAAATACAGAAATATGTCGGCAAGATCTCCGGACCGCTTTTAGATCGTATTGATATTCATGTGGAAGTACCGGCTGTGAAGTACAACGAATTGGCATCAAAACGGACTGGAGAGAATTCAAGTATAATACGCAACCGCGTCATAGCGTCGCGTGCCATGCAAGCAGATAGATTCAACGGACGAAAAGGATTATTTAGTAATGCGGATATGGATTCAAAAGAAATCAAAGAATTTTGTCAGATAGATCAAGCGGGAGCGGATCTGTTGAAGATGGCAATGAGCCGTCTGGGATTTTCTGCTCGCGCATACGACCGCATTCTCAAAGTATCTCGTACAATTGCTGATCTTGATGGAAGCGTTGACATTCATCCTCACCATTTAAGCGAAGCAATTCAGTACCGAAGTCTCGATAGAAGTTTCTATGCAATCTAA